TCAAAAAATTCCCGGACAGCGTGCTGATTCCGCAGGTCCAGTTCGGAGCTGGTTCTGTAGATCAGTTTCTGGAACCCTTCAGATTCCAGTCTTCGTTTGATGGCGGATCCGACCATTCCCCTGTGGCCGGCGATGTAGATTTTATTGGATTCTTGCAACAAACTATTGATAATCAGTTAATTTCTTCCTTAAATGAAAGCGATCCCGGATTGCTACTCCGTTAGCCTCTCAATGAGCAGAAAAGTAGTGGTCACAACCGTTAAAATGGGCGCAATAACACCCACGTAGTCACCAATGGCCGGTCTTCTTCTGACCTGCAGGGTAACCACATCATTATTTTGCAGATCAAACTCCCAGAGTTCAGGTGGCTCCGGATCATGATAGCGATATCGAAAAAAAGCCACTTCAACCATTTTTCTTTCATTATTGAACCGGGAGACTTTCACTTCAATCTGTAATTTAGCCCAGTCAATAGAAGCTTCACGGTCTCTTAATTCCGAAAAACCGAAGCTGTATGATATAAGCTCCGGCAGATTGGTTCCTTCAGGTACCAGGTAGCGGCCTCCGCTATTTACGTCTCCCCATACGTTGATAGAGTCCACCAACTGCCCGAATTCTGCTACCCGGATATAGCGATCACTGATGTTTTCCGGTAACTGTGCAGACAGCTGGGTCGTCAAGCCAATAAACATCATAAAGAGTATGGCAATTCTATATCGTCTCATCATGTCATGATATCTTTTATTGCAAAATGTGGTAATGAGCTGGTTAATTTGCTTGCGCGGGTTTTATATTATGTTCATAACATGAAATTCACTCACTCAATACAGATGTAGTGTTTTCTACAAAAACATGTACTAATCTTCAATATATGCCTCATAATTGCTATATACCGATTTGTAGTAGCCGGAACCATAGTGAGTTCCAGCTTCATACTTGTGATTGAATGCATTGAGTACAATGCCGCCAACCTGTGCGTCAATTCGCTCCAGTTCCTCAAGTGTTTTCAGCAGAACTCCCCTGTTGGTTTTACGAAATCTTGTCACCACAATAGTCGACTCAACCGTCTTTAATAGTGCCGTGGAATCACTGATAATACCAAACGGCGGTGTGTCACAGATAATCACATCGAACAGTTCTTTCATTTTGTCCATGAATGCCCTGAACTCCCTGTTATTCACCACGCTCTCCGGCGACGGGTTGTTTTTCCCTGCGGTAACTACTTTCAGGTGACTGTTATCTGTGCTTTTAAACAGTTTTACCAACGGAGTTTTTCCGTTAAGATACTCCGTAATACCTTCCTCATTATCCAGGCCAAAATAGCTATGCAGGTTCGACCTTCTGAAGTCCGTATCAATGACAAGTGTTTTATAACCCTCGTCAGCAAACGCGATACCCAGGTTTGCAGCAACGGTAGTCTTTCCATCGCCTTTTTCAGCACTGGTTATAGCAATAGTTTTCGGGGGAACATGTCCGTATTGGTAGATAAGGTTATTCTTCAGTCGGCGAACAGACTCCGACACAACATGCCCTTTATCCCGCATCAAAACCAGCTCATTTGGAATTTTACTCTGCTTAGTTTTGAATTCTTTTTTCTTTTTCTCCGGAACTTTATCAAGAACGGGTACTGCAGAGAGCAGTGAAATCGGCAGCTGTTTCACCATATCCATGCTGTTTACCGAGTTGTCCATAAAATCCCTGATTAGAAGCAGGCCTGTAGCAACCACTCCCCCCATCATCAAGCCAATGATTGCCATAAGTATTTTATTCGGACTCACTGGTGAACCGGGAACCAGGGCCGTATCTAGAATCTGACCAAATCCAAATTGAGACTGTTTCAGAACCGACATGTCTGCGTACTGCCTCGAAACGTTCAAATATAATTCTTCATTGATCCGCACATCCCTCTGCAGTCGGGATAACTCAATCATTCCGTCCGGAAGGGAATCAAAACGGGAGTCAATTTCCTCACGCCGTTCGGCCAGCGCGTCTCTTCTCGATTCATACTGATTCCGTTCAATTCGAAGCTCTACAAGATCACTTTGTATACTTGAAACAAGTTCCGCACGATCGGCTGAATCCAGACCCATGAATTCATCATCCTCCGTAAAAAGCTGGGCAGATAGTTCACGGATTTCGCTTTTCAGACGGGCAATTTGTTCATCCAGAAAGATCATTCTGTCGGGCAGCGGATCACGATTCAGTACACCTGGATTTCTTGAGATGATCAGTGTCC
This DNA window, taken from Rhodohalobacter mucosus, encodes the following:
- a CDS encoding GumC family protein, whose amino-acid sequence is MNSSATETLDPKKIINILFRHKWLILLLLLAGASAGWFIAGTITPTYQSSGTILINTGGGADEELSNIISQATGVRTGSTLANELQVLQSREFARLVAQDIIEENPGNADEFPVLWNIDEEGVVSRASEAAVTNRIRRGLSALVPEEDSEVVELSFSSSSPQETALVVNTAMNIYVERSTLQNRRAAESTAQFLENEMERVEESLERSEARLREYMDRTGIVMVDEQASGIVNEQVALETELQQLNVEIQTVNQAISNLERQLDRIQPGLSEQFTEAIGPRIRNSQEQLALYESERTLIISRNPGVLNRDPLPDRMIFLDEQIARLKSEIRELSAQLFTEDDEFMGLDSADRAELVSSIQSDLVELRIERNQYESRRDALAERREEIDSRFDSLPDGMIELSRLQRDVRINEELYLNVSRQYADMSVLKQSQFGFGQILDTALVPGSPVSPNKILMAIIGLMMGGVVATGLLLIRDFMDNSVNSMDMVKQLPISLLSAVPVLDKVPEKKKKEFKTKQSKIPNELVLMRDKGHVVSESVRRLKNNLIYQYGHVPPKTIAITSAEKGDGKTTVAANLGIAFADEGYKTLVIDTDFRRSNLHSYFGLDNEEGITEYLNGKTPLVKLFKSTDNSHLKVVTAGKNNPSPESVVNNREFRAFMDKMKELFDVIICDTPPFGIISDSTALLKTVESTIVVTRFRKTNRGVLLKTLEELERIDAQVGGIVLNAFNHKYEAGTHYGSGYYKSVYSNYEAYIED